The DNA segment GCGATGAGGAGCCTGAGAAGCCGTTGTGGTAGAAATAGCTCAGGCGGAAGCCTCGTATCCAGAGCCATGCGACCAAAAATGCAACGATCGTAGTGGCTACGACTTTCGCAACCTTTGATGAAAGTATCCGCCAAATTTGCTGGCGGTTTCCTGTGCTCCCGTATCCGGTAAAGCCACGTAACTTTGAAAAAATCATCAGCGCGACAGGTCGCCAGTCCGCTGTGTGAGGGAGTGTCGTGGAAGAAGTTGCATTTCCTGGAGTGACGCCGTGTCTGTGGTCCGCGGCGCGAAGTGCGTCCAAGCAAAAGACAGCCCGTCTTTCCAGCAAAACGGATCCGGCCAAGGAGACGGCAGCTAGCGAGTGCTGAGATGCCACAAGAAGTTCCTTGTCGTGTGTGGCGGCGCGAAGCTCTGCCCTACGAGTGCCCCCGACGCGCGGTCTGCCACAACCAGTGCCACCTTTGCATTCTCCTTGAGCCCCTTGCTGGTGCTTCTCTCCTCGCTTGCTTTTCTGCGTAGCCACAGCGGTGGATAGATGTGCTCGGCTGGAAGAGGCCGCGGAGCCCACAAGCTATGCAAATTTAGACATTGCACAATCTCGCAATGCGATTTGGCCTTAGCGCTCACCGGGCCGAAGCGGAGCAGAAGTCGTGGTCGGGCGGACCGGCTATCTGCTATCTGTCATCAGTCATCAGATCCTTCGCTTCCCTCTCCTGATTACTACTTCACAGTTACCCTCATCATCGCTTTGCTGGCAATACTCTCACCGCGAACACAGTTCTCCGGCTCAAGTCCTTGTCAATGCCTCGCTCCCGCTCGGTGCTGCTATTTCGTGACGATGAGAGCTTCGATAATTCAAGCACACCGAGCAAGATTGTCCTACGGCTCATCAGGAGGACAGCATGTGCTGTAGCTCTACGAAAGTAACACGCGTGCATGTTATGAGCTCTGTGCACGAGCTGATGACGCACTGGGCGCTGCTTTAGGCGTATGCCAGAACCGCAACAATAATGCGAAAATCTATTCACACCGCCGTTCAGACCAAACGTTATATAATCTCCAgcgcagcagatgcagacTAAATGGGACAATGCAGCTCCCGAGTTCTCGCCAATGTGGTGCCCTGCTTCCGTGGAACTATTGTCTATGCTGCTAAGGTCATGTAGTTGGCCTCGTCACTTCAGTTGATGCCATGTTCATCAGAACGATTGCCGTTTCCATCACCAATAGATCAGCACAATCTGGCCACGCAAGAGCGCCATTCGGCAGACTCGGGGTCTGCCGCACGTGGCTATGACTGGAGAGAACGTGGCAAGTGGGAAGGTAGAGCATCATCAAGAGCTGTGAGAGCACAGCAGAGACTCCGCATGCAGCCCTCACCATAACCTCGGGCGATCATCACTCTTGGCCTTGGCATTAAGCCTCCTACTCATTTTTACCGGGCTCAGCCAACAACTAGCAGAGCCGCAGCGAGATGCTATTCGACAGCAACCTCGTGCTACCCGCGTTGGCAGTACGGAACAAGCAAGAGATGGACAAGATCATCCTCCGCATGGCAGCATGCAGCTGTGCTTCGCCTAAATCTCTCGGCCACGCTGACATGCCGCTCCCTCAATAGCCATCTAACGTCTCTCTTGTTTCCTGTTCCCCAATTTCCCATCCCTTCGCACTTTGTTCACGAAAAATGGACAAATCGAAGGAATTGTCAGATGGCTACCATGCCGAGATTCAGTCCGAGGATATTGTGGTTGCTCAGCAAGACGAAGGATGGGAAGACCCACGAGTGAAGAAAATCAAGCGGAAAGTGGACATCAGACTGTCCGCTATGCTGGCCTTGATGTATATCGTCAACCAGATTGATCGAAATAATCTGCCGAACGCGTGCGTAAACACTGTTCGGTTTGCAGCAAGACCTGCTAAAAAGTTTCCAGTGTCATTGCCGGAATGGACGACGATCTCAACCTCATTGGCAACCGGTATCAGGTCATAGTGTTGGTCTTCTTCCCTACCTATGTTCTCTTCAACTTCGTGGCTACAGTTTTAGCACGCAAGCTCGGTCCCCGGCCATTCCTCGCCGGTATCACGTTGGCCTTTGGTCTGGTTGTCGTTGGCTTTGGCCTGGTGGAAACCTGGACGCCTCTGATTGCCTTGCGTGTGCTCCTCGGAATGTTCGAGAGTTGCTTTTTCCCATCTGCCATATTTCTGGTAGCCATGTGGTATACTAGGAGAGAGGTTGCGAAGCGTAATGCATTCTTTTATCTGGTTGGCAACAGCGTCGGTGGTTTCGGCGGCGTGCTAGCCTATGGATTGCAACAAATGGTATGCGTTCGGCATCGCTTCCTCTTGCACAAAGCTGACTTCAGTCCAGGATGGAGTTGCAGGGCGTCCGGGCTGGCAGTGGATCTTCATATGGTCAGTCGATATCACCATTGCCCAAGGCTCACATTCTAATTCCAGACAGGGAAGGAATCGTGACGGTCATCATAGCCGGTCTCGGCTATCTGTTTCTGATCGACTTTCCTGAAGAAGCTTACAGAACGAAATGGTTCCTCAAGGAAGACGAAATCAAGATCATGATTGACAGGGTTGAGCGCGACAGAGCAGATGCCCACGTCACGCCTTTCAACCTCAAGCACTACCTCTCGCAAGCCAAAGACTGGAAAATCTGGTTGTTCGGGATCAATTTCGGGATGTCTGGTGCGGTGACTTATGCCGTCAGCTACTTTCTCCCGATCATCCTCAGAGATTCCTTGGGGTTCAGTGTCGTGCAGTCGCAATGCCTGACTGCTCCAGTATGACCCCCATGAAATGTTCGTCCGAATTCTGCTGACGTATTCCGCAGTGCTACGCCTTCTCATTTCTTCTTGGCTTCGCAACAAGCTGGGTTTCAGACAAGTACAACATCCGTGGCCACGTGCTCATCTTCAACGCTCTCCTCGAGATCATCGGCGTAGCAGTCCTCGGATATGCTGAGCAGCCATACGTCCGCTATTTTGGCGCGTTTCTGATCACTGCCGGCTGCAACTCCAACGTCCCAGCAAGTATGACATACCAGGCCAACAACGTGGTCGGCCAGTGGAAGAGAGCTTTCACCTCTGCGACGATCGTAGCCTGGGGCGGCATCGGTGGCGTGATAGGCACCGTGGCCTTTCGCTCACAAGACAGCCCAACTTACAGACCTGGCTTGTATACGTGCTTCACATGCGCGAGTGTGACGATTTTGAGCGTCGCTACTACGAGTGTATACATGTGGCACAAGAATCGACAGCAGGCGAAGGGCTTGATCATCATTGAAGGAGTACCGGGATTCAGGTATACTCTGTGAGCATAACATACAGTAAAAATAGACTCTATGGAGCTGTAGATCTGCGAACCTTATACGAATATTTGAAGCTTTACGATACCTTCAATGTTGAGCGCACATAGTGCTGACAAGAGCTAGCTCTCCAAAAGTCCGGATGCTCGGACAAGCTTCATGGAATATGCTTATGCGCTACTGCACTGCACCATCACCCATGAATCTACACTCCCTCCTTCCTACCCAAGCTGTCGTAACAAACTCTCAtgctcctcatcatcttcccTGTTACCTTCTGAGCTTCCAACCTCGGACAACAGCTCGATTACTATTCACGTACGTGAATGCAGTATGTATTCGCAACCGTAGACGGCAGTTCCTGCCAACTTCTTTCTTGCGCAATTTTCCAAGACCTTATCAATCTGACGCTTTCTTCATCACAGAACGAGCAATCTCTCCACTACGGCTGAAGCGTGAATACAATTATCGATTCCGTTGATCTGCTAAACTCTAAACACATCTGCTCTTGCCATTGAAACCAGGAAAGGATGCCGTTCTACGAAGTCCGCCACGTCACTCCACTCTCTCAAGCCCAACAGGACTCACTGGCAGAGGCTCTGACTACGATTCACTCAACAAAATTCACCACGCCACGCCTGTTCGTGAATGTGGGATTTGTAGACCAGAGTAAGATCAATACATACGTAGCCGGAAAGCCAAGAAAGGGAAACTCCATCTCGGCAAACGTGCGTGTAGGACCAAGCAGGACTCAGAAAGACTGGGACCAACTATGTGAGGAGGTCGTGGCCGCTTGGGAGAAGATTGTACCAGAGGCAGAGTTGAGGTGAGTCGAGCCATTGTATTTCTAAGACTGGTGCAGTGGGTTTCATGCAAACGTTAGAACACGAATGCTGACCACTATCCTCCGATTCTGTAGAGGAGTCTTCATCCTTGGTTCATTGACTGCGGGCTGGGAAGCTGGCTTCACACTGCCACCTGCAGGACAAGATGTGCAGTGGTTGAAAGACAACTGGCAAGCATTCGAagagaaggcaaaggcagGTGACGAGGATTTTGCCGATATGTTGGTCGAGATCAAGCAGAGAGGGGTGCTGGAGCAGACGAATGGTAAATGAGGTACGGATGTTCGGCGCGGGCTGAAGTCTCTGTGACCACAAGTTTGATCAATGATCTCCTCGCACTAGTTGCCATATTCTGCAAGAACTTGCGCGTTTTGATGCTTTCCTCTGCTCCGTCACGGTCCACCGTATTCGCCAATATCCAGTGACGACTGGGTCACCCTGCATGCGCGTTCTGACACGGACACATGTTGAACACGCCGGCTTCTCGTCCAAGCTCGGTCCGGTTTGGCTTCCACTCGAAACACGTGTCAAAAAGTATGCCTCTCCCACAACGAGAGGAGATCCTCCAGTTCTCAGCTTCAAGTCCGGATACTGCTTCGCCGCAAAGACCCGTTCGGGGTAATAGCTCCTGCTGATCGGGCACTGGAGCAGCTTCACAATGCGCACCTCAGTCATCCATCCACCTTGCGTTCGTAGTAGCAAGCACCACTCTCTGATCTTCCAATagcttcttcacttcttccCAGGGCCTATCCGCAAGACACCTTACCATATTGTTCATCGACGAAATCACAATTCGCACTGTGCTATGCCGGCCCGAAGCCCATCGCTCAGCAGGCGTGAGCTTCCTAGGAGGGACAAGTCCACTGTGCACGAACTTCATCCACTGCAGTAAGTTGGCCCAGTTCGGTTCGCGGTCACCATAACGTAGATAGCACTCGACGTATTCCTTCGCTGGCTTGGCGCTGTGGGTCTCCAGGCCCAGGTCTCGTAGTTTGCGCGTGAATCTTGCCAAGAGAGCGGAGTCGTAGGAGTTCATGTCGATGCGGAAGGAGTTttcgtagtagtatatcttgAGAGCTTCATTTCGGATCTTCTTACATCTGTCAAGTACCGGTTAATGTTGGGGAGCTTCCATGGACTCGCGCAGTGAAGATGGGACTTACGTCTGCAGCAGCGCCGGCCGCTCGTGGCCAAACTCTGTGACAATGatgcgatcttcttctcccgctGTGTGCAACACGAGCCGATAGATGCGGTTTCTCAACTCTGCTGGAAGTTGCAAGAGGCGCGAGGGTGTCGGCAAGACATGTGCCGTTTGAGGCTTTGCGCCCAATTCCGTCTTGCTTGTCGGTGCTCGTGGCAGCTCCACTGACGCGCCATTACTGCTCGCGACCAGCATATTGTGTGTGATCGGCACTATTCGCGTCATGTCAGCCATGTTTCTGAGTGTCGTGTTTGCTATAGAAGCGTTCGTGGATGTGGATGTTGAGTCAAGCGCCAGCCGAGCTTCCAGCTCCGAGGTGGGCTGCAGCTCAGCTGATCTGGTTTCAGGCGACTGCCATTCACACTTCACTTTCGTGTGCACCATGCATAATACTTGTTTGCATATATGATCAACCATATTGCCAATCAGCACTTACAATGCTGTTTATCTTGTAATCTCTATAGGTAGTCTGTGGCTTTCGTCTTGCGTCTCTACACCTCCGACCTTGCGACCGCCCTCCTTCCTCTTGACTCGGCACCACAGTCCAACCTCCTTGTCCATAATGAACTGCCAAATCACCCCGGACCAACTGTAGTGGCAAGGCAGATCTGAGTAAAACTCATTTGCGATCCTGTTGAGCTTCCATAGTCTGGTCCACGGAATGGCAGGAAAGTCATGGTGCTCGTTGTGCAGACCGACATTGTAAGTCACCAGGTTCAGGATTCCGTAGTACGAATAGGTCTCTGCTGGTGGTGGCGCCAGTTTTGCGGCCTCTGAAGACTTTGCCTCTTGCGATCTCTGGTGTTGCGAGAAAACATAGTGCTCCGCAATGAAGTGTCCTGCGCATGGGTGCAGGGACCCTGCCAGGAAAGAGCTCATGATGAAGTATCCCAAGGCCTTCCCTCCAAAGTTCTGCACGATCAGATAGTCGAACAGCAACTGCGCTGCGATGTTCAGTGCATGTATCTTCGTCAGTGGTAGATTGTACACCATCATGGGTCGTAGGGCGTAGAAGAGGATCTGAAACGTCGCAAAGAATGCCTTGCCTGCAACAGAGTCCAGGAACCAGGCTTCCAGCGCAGTAGGCAGATCCGTATCCAGTCCGTCGACGCCGAGTGACTTGTGGTGAGTCAAGTGGTAAGGCCTAAAGGAGGCCGAGTATGGGATACCAATTGGCAGATTGGCAACAATTGCAAACAGCCTGTTGGCAAGCGGAGACTTGAAGGCCAGGTTATGGGAGATCTCGTGTATCGCTAGGAACAGATTCTGGTTGGCCGTAGCGCCAATCACGTATGCTGTAAGCAGAAACGGCCATGACAGCACTGGACTGTCTCTGAGCGCATATGCACAGGCGATTTGAAGACCAACCACTGCAAGGACAAGCGGAATGGTCAATGGCTCAGGTCCGCAGAGTTTCAGAACCTGTCCTTTGTCAGCGTATGAGCTGTCAACTGGATCGCGTCGTACGCACCTCCGGATGCGCCTTTATTATTGCCTGCCTCCTCGTTCTGTGCGGCTCTTCTGTGTATGTCCAAAAGAAGTCATCCTGGGCTTCTCCAATGCGTGAGACCGAGGCCTGCTCTTTCTCGGATTGGTGGCGTGTGCGGTGAGTCGACTGTGATTTCGAGCCGGTTGCGGTAGTGACTGAGGATGACATCTCGGCGGCGGATGATGTCTCGGTCGCAGGGAAATGGACGGTGAAGCACAGAGCGTGCGAAGCAATGCTCACCATCAAGCCCAATATTCCAGAAGGCGGTCCCTGGATTCATCGCCCCACTAGGGGTCGCGCCAAGACGCTAGCGCACGCGAGCTGCAGCCACTTCACGTCCCGTTTGCTGCCTTCACTTCAGATTCGTTCTCACCTCCACTTTCACCAAAGCTTCATATACCATTATGAAGAGCTCTTGTATTTCGAACTTCATGTCAGGCGTGTTCGTCGGACTCCCTCGCGCTGAGCATACAGCTCATGTTGGCATTTTGC comes from the Cercospora beticola chromosome 4, complete sequence genome and includes:
- a CDS encoding uncharacterized protein (SMCOG1106:major facilitator transporter~antiSMASH:Cluster_7), whose translation is MDKSKELSDGYHAEIQSEDIVVAQQDEGWEDPRVKKIKRKVDIRLSAMLALMYIVNQIDRNNLPNAVIAGMDDDLNLIGNRYQVIVLVFFPTYVLFNFVATVLARKLGPRPFLAGITLAFGLVVVGFGLVETWTPLIALRVLLGMFESCFFPSAIFLVAMWYTRREVAKRNAFFYLVGNSVGGFGGVLAYGLQQMDGVAGRPGWQWIFIWEGIVTVIIAGLGYLFLIDFPEEAYRTKWFLKEDEIKIMIDRVERDRADAHVTPFNLKHYLSQAKDWKIWLFGINFGMSGAVTYAVSYFLPIILRDSLGFSVVQSQCLTAPCYAFSFLLGFATSWVSDKYNIRGHVLIFNALLEIIGVAVLGYAEQPYVRYFGAFLITAGCNSNVPASMTYQANNVVGQWKRAFTSATIVAWGGIGGVIGTVAFRSQDSPTYRPGLYTCFTCASVTILSVATTSVYMWHKNRQQAKGLIIIEGVPGFRYTL
- a CDS encoding uncharacterized protein (antiSMASH:Cluster_7) produces the protein MVHTKVKCEWQSPETRSAELQPTSELEARLALDSTSTSTNASIANTTLRNMADMTRIVPITHNMLVASSNGASVELPRAPTSKTELGAKPQTAHVLPTPSRLLQLPAELRNRIYRLVLHTAGEEDRIIVTEFGHERPALLQTCKKIRNEALKIYYYENSFRIDMNSYDSALLARFTRKLRDLGLETHSAKPAKEYVECYLRYGDREPNWANLLQWMKFVHSGLVPPRKLTPAERWASGRHSTVRIVISSMNNMVRCLADRPWEEVKKLLEDQRVVLATTNARWMDD
- a CDS encoding uncharacterized protein (antiSMASH:Cluster_7), which produces MSSSVTTATGSKSQSTHRTRHQSEKEQASVSRIGEAQDDFFWTYTEEPHRTRRQAIIKAHPEVLKLCGPEPLTIPLVLAVVGLQIACAYALRDSPVLSWPFLLTAYVIGATANQNLFLAIHEISHNLAFKSPLANRLFAIVANLPIGIPYSASFRPYHLTHHKSLGVDGLDTDLPTALEAWFLDSVAGKAFFATFQILFYALRPMMVYNLPLTKIHALNIAAQLLFDYLIVQNFGGKALGYFIMSSFLAGSLHPCAGHFIAEHYVFSQHQRSQEAKSSEAAKLAPPPAETYSYYGILNLVTYNVGLHNEHHDFPAIPWTRLWKLNRIANEFYSDLPCHYSWSGVIWQFIMDKEVGLWCRVKRKEGGRKVGGVETQDESHRLPIEITR
- a CDS encoding uncharacterized protein (antiSMASH:Cluster_7); amino-acid sequence: MPFYEVRHVTPLSQAQQDSLAEALTTIHSTKFTTPRLFVNVGFVDQSKINTYVAGKPRKGNSISANVRVGPSRTQKDWDQLCEEVVAAWEKIVPEAELRGVFILGSLTAGWEAGFTLPPAGQDVQWLKDNWQAFEEKAKAGDEDFADMLVEIKQRGVLEQTNGK